In Vigna angularis cultivar LongXiaoDou No.4 chromosome 8, ASM1680809v1, whole genome shotgun sequence, the DNA window AACTTCCATCGCAAAGTGACGTGTCCTGGTGCGATGGAAGGTCTTCAGATTGGAGGGAGCGGGGATATAATGGAATATTCCGGAGGAGACGTCGGAAGAATAGAGATGGGAGAGAGGAGCAGCAGGAAGAGGTTCAGGACTAAGTTCAGTgctgagcagaaggagaagatgCTGGCGTTTGCAGAGAAGCTGGGGTGGAAGCTGCAGAGGAGAGAGGTGGATGATGAGATAGAGAGGTTTTGTAAAAGTGTTGGAGTTACAAGACAGGTTTTCAAGGTGTGGATGCATAACCATAAGAACAACTCTAACTCATCTAATTCTTCTGCTAATCTTTCTTCCCTCACTCAGTGAAACTTCTTTCTGTAGTTGACACCATAGCTAGGGCTTTTGACTCTGCATTATTATGAACTCAGAATCTTCACAAGTTTGGATCCTTTGAAGGGTTGTTTTTCAATGTTATTTTCAGAAATTGATGAGTGGTAGAAGGAAGAAGATAATGAGGTAGCTGAGAGATGAGAGAGGActgttgttttatttatttattttgtttaaggtTTGGatgtaataattttgtaatttatatatgttgttgCATGTGTTagtataaatttgtttgtttttttttttgggagtttttttagttgaagaaggagaagattcatgTATGGGAAGTAATATAGAGAAAAATAGAATGAAATAGCaggtataaaataaataaaacttttgatTACGTGAACATTATTTATCACTTTATTCTGTTAATTGACTGTGTCAGATAGGTAATAAAATATTGGATGTATATTATTTGAGTTAGATTTGTTTTTCAGATTTTTATGTTTGGATTATATATAAGTATGTAAATTGAATTTTaccaaaaaaaagaaatattctgaaattgatttttatgtGTGTCTTCTctttaataatacaaattttgtttctcaaaaaatttatttatatataagaaatttgaaaaaaaaaagtgtaataaacactgtttattaatatttaaacacAGAATTCTATACAAATTACTTAACCCTTCCAGcagtaaattaaatttacttggttttaactatttacttactttttttttctcatattttgCAACTAAATTCAACCCTGCATagtaaataatgatttttttttaattctttacatAGTTGGCAAgaagaattaaatttaagatttcttttaattctaaatttaagaaattgtcTACTTGAAGTCCTATTTATTTTATCGTGAAAAGATGTATTAAAaaactgaaagataaaaatatatttaaacacatGATGTTATATAAATATCCAAATAACTAAGAAGATCTTCATCAATATTTTCACTTAAGATACATTATTAAAGAACGAGTTTAATGTgtataaaatgttaatatataaaatatttagttttttcatCATCTCTactcaatataaaatttaaattgacattttaatttttaacatatttacattaaaaaaataattttagaacataaataaaagtttttaaacaacTAACTAATCAAAATCGTCtagatataatattatttgtaaagtaattatgaaataaatactcttatatatttatgtgaatgaaaaatgtatgaattgATGCTAAGATAAATACTTTTTGCACATTGCAATGAGTACTTTGTACTTACTCATTTTGATTCTTCATACatatatgtgaaaaaaattgaagagaaagaaagaaaaaaagagattgAAGTTTTGGAGGttgaaggaagaaattgaagaggaaTGATTGAAGATGTTAACTGTTGCATTGTGTGTTGATGGCATTATTAGAATGAAGGGTGTAGGGCTTAAAATGTCAGAAGAATAGGTGGTGGTAAAGAATCTTCTACACAACTTTCATGGACCACATTCTCACCTCTTGGATTCAATTTTTACCTTCGTTTCTACGCAAATATTtccaaaatcaaattcaaaggATGTTCATGTCCCTTTTTAAACGTActttataataacatttaaattatttattcagTTTAACATATTTCTACTTCaatattaattgataaatacatttaaaacatcaaataaatttaataaaattatattagaaagaCTAAATTCAAGTAGTTTAAAAATGAAGAATGAATTGATCTAAAATTTCGAATGAgaaattatttcttatttttatattgaaagttaaagagattaaaaacatatttaactagtaaaataattcaaatactcaagaaaattaagattaagGTTATTTTGGAGTTGATGATGAGATTGTAAAAGGCAAAAGGtatgaatgaaaatgaaatagaaagatTTGCATGGGTAGAAGAAGGGCATATAGACAAGAGTAGAGTTTAGGTGAAAGGACCTGGCATATTGGGAGTAGTGAGGTTGTGGTGTTGTAATTAGACAGCACATGCACTCCCAAATTGCAACCTAACCACAACATCTTCAGACCTTAATTCTCACTGCATATAACCCAACTTCCATTACTGCCGCATATTCATCTCTTATTGAGTAAACAAAAGAAACTCTTTATGGTGTAGTGACATGAAGAAGccaaactttaattttgaaatacatCACTTACGATCTTTTTATCTAAAACTATTTTTCCCTCGATAAACTAGTATCCCAAGATATCATCATCATAGGATGACTCAACTTACACCTCAATTCGCACTCAAACTTGTTTGACCTACAACATATTACTGCCATTTTCTTAACCTCAACTATCGCTTTAACAActcattctttattttaaagttaaaccAATTTAATTATCTATTTCTTGATCGATTCACTTTCTCAAACTTTTAAACatcctttaattaattaaaatattaaaattaaataagtgaCTTAATTAATAATCTTTTAATACATTCTaaccaataaaatatattaagagtGCGCCAAAATATACTAAATTGAACtgtttatggttttaaattCAGGAAAAGAAACTATGCTGAACTAatacaatcaaaataataatccTAAAGAACTACACTATTTGATCGTGAAATTTAATTGAGTTGAATTTGATAAGTTTAATTGACTATttctatattaaataattaaactaaatttaatatatttatgacTTATGATAAACTAGTAAAAGTAGTTAtcaattaatttgattataacttcaagtttttttattaagattaaataACTCAGCTTGAGAATCAAcactataaatatataatcacaATGTTCGAAAGAAATTAAACTccaatataaataaagctaataaaaaattatttaaacgttaaatattataatatgtgTAGGAGCATGTGGAAACCCACAACCATTGTGCTGCACTTCCAATTCAAATTGTAAAACAGTTCAAATGCGGCACTAATCTCTCTGACTATTAGAATAGCTTGAAAACAGTATATTAGCTAAACTATGTTGAGTAcaacttgaaaagaaaaaaaacagcTCACTTTAGCATAGTTCAGATGCCAACTTAGTTTAAAATAGTTGTGAACACTCGGAATTTATTATGCTTTCATCAACCACTTTAAATACATCAGTCCACTTAAAAACATGGTGAGGGGGTAAAAAAAGCACGTCGCCAAGTCTTTTATCGTCAAATTCCTGTATAGGACATGATTCAGTGGAAAGCTTTTGACGAGTGAGTATTCATAAAAATGAAGATAGGAAGCAACCAAGCAAGCGGTAAATTTACAATTATGAGCTGAAAATGAGATGGATATTATTGTCGATTGTATAATGagaaagtataaaatttacatCCACTTTAAAATTTGGCGTGTATAAATAAAGGTGAGTGACTGACTGACAATGGCTCTCTCAGCTTTATGCAAAAAAGGCATAGACATAAGCGGAGAGCCTAAATGGTTGGTTACAGGAGTACAAAATTCGTAACAAAACTTGGCTATATCCGCACAAACAGAAGGAGATTGTAAGAAGAGTTATGTATGTCGAGGCTTAGCTCTCATATTTTGCCTTCACAGCTAAGGCCGCAGCTCTGAACCAAGTCGCTGCAGCCATAGCACCAGGATCAGGAACTGTTGAAAGAATCTCTCCAGAAATGTACGTTGAACGACCGGCCTGCATATGCATTGCTACCCATCAGATCCACTAATAATCACAACACCACCAACACATTAAAACATCCACAATCATTTTCATACCATTTGGATTCATACTCTGGGAAAAATGTGTCTACTCTACAGCTATGTCATATTGTACTTGATTTAATATTACAGTGATGTAAATTTACAACCATGGAGGGATCTTCGTTCCTTAAGGGCTGACTTATAACATGACACTTTAGTTGTTTATagtcaaaaatatttaactccGTAAAAAAGCTTCAGTTACTACACTACAAAAGGTGGAACTCTCTGCACTCTCCCTAATagcataaaatataaatagattaaATATAACTCTTAATTATAACGAAGAAGCTACACCACAAAAGTTCTCTCTCTTAAACCATTAATAGGCAGTCACCTGTGCTTGCATGTCTACAGTTGACTGAGCCCCAGCTAATGCAGCTTCAGAGGAGAGAATAAAAGCGGTGCATGGATCATCACCAGAATTTAATTTCTGTAATGCCAAATCCTTGTAAGTAACAGTAAACAAGATCATGAAAAAAGGGAAATGAATAGATATTACCTCTTCAAGAACCAACGATGCTGGAATAAGGGCATCTAATAATGTTCTATAACCAGCACTAGCACCCCCATATTTACTTACAGCAGCAATGGAAGCTTTAAGTGCTTCAGCCCCTGAATCAACAAAATACTCATGAGGAATGGAAACTCCAATTCAAAAAGGTTTAAAAGGGGATTATTGTAATGTTCTAGTTGAAAGTAGCTTGACTTGGAGAATGTTCTCACATTGTTTTGATGTGACACCAGAATGGGAACTTGCCTTCAAATGTGAATGTGCTgccttaaaaaatattgtataactgaaaaaataaaatagtgagTGACAATAGTCAGATAGCATAAATGATTTAACTGAAGAGGCATAGGAATGGCATATTACATGATCCCACTTGTTCCTCCCATGGATCTTCCAATTGATGAACCAATTTCACCGAGAGTGTCAGCAGCATCATTTAGAGGGTAACTGAACATAGAATAGCAGTTTAGGTCAGACTGCTAAAAACCAAATTGACATTTTTTAAGCAGCCACGTTTGCAGTTCCTCAAGAACATAAATACTTAAAATCCAATTAAGAATAACATTACAAATAGTGCATTAATCAAATGGGAGGGTTAAAAGAAActaaacaagaaaaacaaaaaaaataggcAATGCAGATCATAAACTTACTTTTTGATGTCCTCAAGAATTGCTTTTGCACCTCTAGACATCTGCAGAAGAAAAACCATACACCAAGTAAGCACATGATacatcaaaaatgaaaaataaataagtaaaagatTTATGAATAAGACTCACAGTGGATCCACAGTCACCATCACCAACTTTACCATCCCATTCGTTTAGATTGTCTTTCAGATTTATAATTGCATTTGCAGCAGCTTCAATAGCTATTTCAAGAATTTGGCCTTGCTCATTTAATTGTTGTGGTTTACTTTGTGGCTAACATAAAGCAAATTCGAATAcagattttataaattatactaAGCCACAAGGAAACTGAATGAAAAATACAGCAAAACTAACTCATAGTACTAAGAGAAAAAAGATATCAATTGCCATGAAGTTAAGGTCGCTTTAAGGCTCATTGTTTATGATCATAATAACAATTGTAAGGTAGATATGACTGGGCTCAACTTATTTCTTCTAGAATAAACTGGCAGTTGTTGCTGACCACTATAAAACCCTTGATACCAGACTTAAATTTTGAGTTCTATCACGTTATACAAGTTTAGCTCCAATTATATGCACTTAACTATTGTAAGGTGTGTAAATAAGAACAATTATTAAACCAACAAATAGATGAAGTGCAGCTAAGCACACAGCACTAACCAAGCTAGTTTGAAATGTAACACAATTAAATGCTAGTCCAAGTTCAACAGCTAAAATATCAAATCTACCAGATAATGTCATCAGGaatttatatgataatttttCATACGCTTGTTATTATTTATACCTATCTAGTCTCTTACTTAGATCAAAGGTCACAGAACAGAAATGACATCTAAATTCCATGGATATACCTCATCAGTCTTGGCCGATCGTGATC includes these proteins:
- the LOC108345342 gene encoding zinc-finger homeodomain protein 1 isoform X2, translated to MENSSSSSSSNSIYRECLRNHAASLGSYATDGCGEFTLDVDVSSSSLQCAACGCHRNFHRKVTCPGAMEGLQIGGSGDIMEYSGGDVGRIEMGERSSRKRFRTKFSAEQKEKMLAFAEKLGWKLQRREVDDEIERFCKSVGVTRQVFKLTP
- the LOC108345342 gene encoding zinc-finger homeodomain protein 9 isoform X1 — encoded protein: MENSSSSSSSNSIYRECLRNHAASLGSYATDGCGEFTLDVDVSSSSLQCAACGCHRNFHRKVTCPGAMEGLQIGGSGDIMEYSGGDVGRIEMGERSSRKRFRTKFSAEQKEKMLAFAEKLGWKLQRREVDDEIERFCKSVGVTRQVFKVWMHNHKNNSNSSNSSANLSSLTQ